A window of Clostridium taeniosporum genomic DNA:
ACCAATAAGATACTCAATAACTTCAGGCACAGTTTTACTTTCCTCTATATCTCTACCTGATATCAAATTATCGAATACATCACATATAGATACTATTTTTGCTATCTGGTTTATTTCATTACCTTGCAATTTTAAAGGATAACCACTGCCATCACTTCTTTCATGATGCATTAATGCAACCACCTTAACATATGAACTCCAAATATGCTGCTCTCCTAAAAAATCATACCCAACTTTTGGATGCATTAATCTAATATATTCATCTAATTCTTCCTTAGTCTTAAATTGTGATACAAGTTTCTTATCATTCATAATTTTTATCTTACCTATATCATGAAGTAATGCACCTGCAGCTATATCTTTAAGCTTTAACATACTGTATCCCATATGAGTTCCTATTATTGTAGACAATACACAAACATTTACTGAATGGGAATATATATTATTATCGCTTGCACTTATTTCTGCAACATTTATCAAAACACTTTTATTTGATAGTATATCTTCAATCACTGAATTAACTGAATTCATAACACTGCTATTATCAGTTTTACCCTCACGACAATGTCTTTTAATCATTTCCTTAACAGCATGTTTACTCATTTGCCTTGTTTTTTCAGAAATACTTTCTTCAATAACAACATCTTTTGATATATCATCATTAATGTATACTGAATTAATTCCCATTTCTTTAATTTTTTCAATATAATAAGGTTTTAATTTTACTCCAACATTAAGTAAAACCCTACCCAATTCATCATAAATCTGCCTTCCAAGGATTTCATCTCCCTTAAGGCTCGAGGTACTAACAACTCTCATAAATCCCTCCAACTAAAATAATTAATTTTTTACTGGATAGTATATTATATATTTCGTCATTTAATCTTTATCCTTGAAGTTCTTATCCTTA
This region includes:
- a CDS encoding HD-GYP domain-containing protein, giving the protein MRVVSTSSLKGDEILGRQIYDELGRVLLNVGVKLKPYYIEKIKEMGINSVYINDDISKDVVIEESISEKTRQMSKHAVKEMIKRHCREGKTDNSSVMNSVNSVIEDILSNKSVLINVAEISASDNNIYSHSVNVCVLSTIIGTHMGYSMLKLKDIAAGALLHDIGKIKIMNDKKLVSQFKTKEELDEYIRLMHPKVGYDFLGEQHIWSSYVKVVALMHHERSDGSGYPLKLQGNEINQIAKIVSICDVFDNLISGRDIEESKTVPEVIEYLIGMSNIYFDAEIVEKFTSNIAAFPTGSGVILSSNEKGLVVRQNNSMPTRPVIKVIYDKLGNLLLEPYEIDLLKELTLFITKTCEL